A window of the Butyricimonas virosa genome harbors these coding sequences:
- a CDS encoding DUF4494 domain-containing protein, with amino-acid sequence MTANWFEAKVKYVKVGEDGKEKKMSELYLLDAMSYTEAESRITENLREMIQGDFYIVGLKKSNITELVESNDGNDDKWFKAKVAIIDADQISGKEKKSNQYYLVAGADIDSALANLHKSLSTYVVPFEISSLADTNIMDVFPYFSDDADQKIPSNLKPLDSIEADL; translated from the coding sequence ATGACAGCAAATTGGTTTGAAGCGAAGGTAAAATACGTGAAAGTGGGTGAGGATGGAAAAGAAAAAAAGATGTCCGAGTTGTATTTGTTAGATGCGATGTCTTATACAGAGGCTGAAAGTCGGATTACCGAGAATTTGAGAGAAATGATCCAAGGGGATTTTTATATCGTGGGATTGAAGAAATCGAATATCACGGAGTTGGTGGAGTCGAATGATGGGAATGACGATAAGTGGTTCAAGGCCAAAGTGGCTATTATTGATGCCGATCAGATCAGTGGCAAGGAGAAAAAATCGAACCAATATTACTTGGTTGCGGGAGCGGATATTGACAGTGCGTTGGCTAATTTGCATAAAAGTCTGTCAACTTACGTGGTGCCTTTCGAGATCAGTTCCTTGGCGGATACAAATATTATGGACGTGTTCCCTTATTTCTCGGATGATGCCGATCAGAAGATTCCTTCTAACTTGAAGCCTTTAGACAGTATAGAAGCGGATTTGTAA
- a CDS encoding sigma-70 family RNA polymerase sigma factor, with translation MESELQEHIEKAIRQLPPQCQKIFIMNRFNDKSITQIAEELEISPRTVEKHIEIALKKLRQELADYLPAGLLLWLLNI, from the coding sequence GTGGAATCAGAACTTCAGGAACATATTGAAAAGGCAATCCGTCAGCTTCCCCCTCAATGTCAAAAGATTTTCATCATGAATCGTTTCAATGACAAAAGTATCACTCAAATCGCCGAAGAGTTGGAAATCTCTCCCCGCACGGTAGAAAAACACATCGAAATAGCCTTGAAAAAACTCCGTCAAGAATTGGCAGACTACCTTCCTGCCGGTTTGTTACTCTGGTTATTAAATATTTAA
- a CDS encoding RNA recognition motif domain-containing protein, which produces MNIYISNLSYGVDDADLNTLFAEYGEVTSAKVIMDRETGRSRGFGFVEIADEAMGQKAIDELNGAEYDGKVITVNVAKPREDRSNGGGRGGYNRGGGSRGGYNSNRRY; this is translated from the coding sequence ATGAACATTTACATTTCAAATTTAAGTTATGGCGTTGATGACGCAGATTTAAACACGTTGTTTGCAGAATATGGTGAAGTTACTTCTGCAAAAGTTATTATGGATCGGGAAACTGGTAGATCAAGAGGATTCGGTTTTGTTGAGATTGCTGATGAGGCAATGGGACAAAAAGCAATCGATGAATTGAACGGTGCTGAATATGATGGTAAAGTAATTACCGTGAATGTGGCTAAACCGAGAGAAGATAGATCAAACGGTGGAGGTCGCGGAGGATATAACAGAGGTGGCGGAAGTCGCGGAGGTTATAATTCAAACAGAAGGTATTAA